CGGGGTTGGTTGAGATATCGGACGGGCGAAGGCCGAGTCGAACGTCGGAGGCGGAAAACAGTTCGGTCGAGCGGATAACGATGTCATCGTCGGCGGTTGTCGGGGAGTTTTCGTCGATCAACCGGACCAATCCGTCGGTCACATCGATTTCGACGCGCATCGTCTCTCGTTGCGTCAACGACCGTTGGCGGGCTTCCTGCAACGCGTCAACGATCCGCAGCGATTGTTCATCGGGGCGGAAAAGGCGTTGGTGCCCCGACAAATAGAACACCGAGAAACCCGACAGAATCAGGATCGTGACCATCACGATCATCAGTTCAACCAGTGAAAAACCGCGCGACATAAACTACACCTCAAAACCAATCCAAAAAATGCACGAAACCCTGTTCCGAAAGCTGAGGTCTTTGTTGGAGGCGGTCATTCTGACCGATGCGTGACTCAAAAGAGTTCAGCTTGACTTATTAAAAGAAAACAAACAATGTTCAACATTTCCAGAAAAAAGTTCCAGAAGGCGAAAAAAATCCTGTTCACGGGCCGTTAAACTTCGATTTCGCAACTATTTCGGCTAAAATGACGGCATAAACAGATTTGCGTTCGCTTCTTTGGTAAGAAATGGCGGATCGAACAAAAAACAAGAGCGATAAATTATCGACGGATTGGCTGCTTCGAGGCGTCTTGACGAAGGTCGGCGACGCGTTTGACAGGCTCACCGGTCGGAGCTATAGACCGTCGAGCAGTCTGGCGACGTCGGAGTTGATCGAAAAACTCAAGAAACTCCTGGATCACGAGGTCCGGAACGGGAAGTTCGTCCCGCATAACATCAAACTCAAGATGCAGTGGGACAAATTCTCGACCGATTCGGACGAAACGCTCCGGATACTCGAGAATGAGTTAAAGGTCGCGGTGATCGATCACATCAATGATTTTCGATATCACACCTACGCGCCGATAAACCTCCAGATCAAACCCGATTATTTCACCGAAGGCATCAAACTTCTGGTCAGTTTCGACAAGTTCACCGAGGACGAGAGCGAAGTCGCGGTCAACGTCACGGTTCCGCAGGTCCGCGTCGGCGACTACATTCCGGAGTTGCCCGAAACGCCGGTACCCGCACCTTTGACCGAGAGATTCATCGCCCATTTCTCGGCCGCCGGCAAAACCAAGTCGGTCGAACTTGAATTCAGGGGCAACCAGCGCCTGAGCGTCGGGCGCGGCGGCGAGAATGATCTGGTGATCGACGATGCGAGCGTTTCGAAGATCCATGCGTCGCTCGTCGTCAACAGCGAAGGTCATTTGGCGGTCGCCGACACCGGGTCGACGAACGGAACATTCGTCGGGGGCAATCGTATTGCTTACGGAAAAGCGATACCTGTCGGTGAAGAGGGAAATCTCAAGTTCGGAACGATTCCGGTGCGGCTCGAGCATTTGCCGAATCCCGAGCGTGAAATGATGATGGACGCGCCGACCGAGGAGTTCGAAATTTCATTCACCGAAAACGGACCGGTCACAGCGGTCTCTGAAACGCCGACGCGCATCGAGATTCTCAAGAAGATCGAACCGCCTCGGCCGGAGCCCGGGGCAACGCAGGCTGTACTTGAGCCGCTGCGTCCAACGCCTGAAATACCGCGGCCCGCGCCCGAGCCGCCGCGCCTGGTGCCCGACCCGCCGCGAACCGCGCCTGAGATACCGCGCCCGGTGCCTGAGCCGCCGCGAACCGCGCCTGAGCCGCCGCGAACCGCGCCAGAGCCTCCGCGTCCCGCGTCCGAGCCGCCGCGAACCGCGCCAGAGCCTCCGCGCCCCGCGTCCGAGCCGCCGCGTCCCGTGTCTGAGGCCGAGCCGGCTGAGCCGACCGTCGACCGGATAATCTTGGATTTCGATCAAAAGGACTAAAAAATGACGCTGTATTTGATCCTTCTTCAACTCGACAAGCTCCGGCCGGAGAAATTGTTCGGCGGCCAGGTTTTGGAGCGTACGCCGGCCGGACTCAGCATCGTCTACCTGATCGGCGTCTCGGTCCTCATCTTGTTCCTGATCCTGTCGTTTTGGGGCAATTTTCGGATTCCGAAGCTTCCGTTCGAACTGAACCTCGACAAGGACGTCAAACGCCGTTTGACGACGACCCTCGCGAATCGCAGCCTTCGAGTTTGGCAGATCGTCTTCATCCTGTTGGCACTGTCGGTCTTCGGGTTTCATATTTACTGGACAAATTACGCCGATGCCTACAACGAACAGTTTCAGGCCTTGAGCTACAAGGATCTACGGATGCGTCGAACGAACGCGTCCGCGCTTCGCGGTTGGATGCTCGACCGGACGGGCAACCTCGACAACGCGCTTGCGTACTACAAGGTCGATTCGGATAAAAAGATAGATCGCAGCTATCCGCTTGAAAGGGAAATGGCCCATATTCTCGGGACCGAGCGCGGGACGCCCGGACTTGAACGCACTCTTTTCCGCCGCGATGCCGAGCCGCTCCCCGAGAGCTGGGAGATTCTGACGAAGTACAAGAAACCCGAACCCGAGAATCGCGATGTCCGGATCACGATTCACCGCGAACTTCAGGCTTACGCCGCGAAACGGCTCGAGGGCAAGCGCGGCGGCATCGTTGTCCTCAATCCGCAGACCGGCGACGTCCTCGCGATGTACTCGAATCCGTCGTACAGTTTGAACGAAGCCGAATCGCTCGATGGATTTCTGAAACTCGAGGCCGACAAAAGAGACCAACCGCTGCTCAACCGCGCGACGCGTGAGTTTTATATTCCGGGATCGACGTTCAAGACATTCACGATGATTTCCGCATTTCGTGCGGGAAAAGAGGATACGATCCTTCCGGGATTGCCGGCTCCCGATTGCTACACGCCGTTCCGCGGATCTAAACCCATCTGCGACGCCGGCGGAAGTTGCCACGCCTGCGGCGATATCGAGATCCGCGAGGCATTCAAGGTTTCGAGCAACCAGTATTTTTCGCAGATGGCGAACTTTCTCGGCCGCGATCAGATGGGGCAAACCGCCAAAGCGCTCGGGATCGAGCCGGTCGAGACACCGAAAGAAGCGTTGGCCCAGGGATTTTTCTCCGATATTTGGAACACCAGCAGCAAGCGCATCGCCAACTCGCTGGCGCCGGCCAAGTCAACGATCGTGACCGGTGAAAAGCTTACGCTCTACGACTTTGGCGTCGAGGGAATGGGACAGGGACTCGCCGGACAGATGACTCCGTTCCAGATGGCGTTGATCGCATCGGCGGCCGCGAATCTTCAGGGCAAACTGATGAAGCCGAAGATCGAGGCCGACATCCAGCCGCAGATGTTCACTCAGGTCCTGACGGCGGAACAAGCGGAACAGATACGCGAAATAATGTCGACGGTGACCGAAGAGGCCGGCGGAACGGGCGGCGTAGTTCGTTCGAAACTCGCGGGGACGGGGATAGTCAGCGGCGGGAAAACCGGAACGGCGGATAAGGACGGCGTGATCGTTTACAACAAGGACGGCACGAAGAAGATGCGTAAGGTTAAACGCAAGAACGACCAGGGCGAGTGGGTCGAGGTCGAAGTCCCGGAAACCTACACGCGTTGGGACGGTTGGTTTCTGTCCATCGCACCGCTTGAGAATCCGCAGGTCGCGATCGCGGTCGTCGTCGAAGACATCGGCGGCTCGGCATACGGCGGGACGACCGCCGCGCCGATCGCCGCGGATATCATTCTGAAAGCAAGGGAACTCGGTCTTCTTGGTGAGAAGTACAAACCGAAGACCGTGACGCAAAAGAAGGGCAAGAAATGAAAAGCCGCGCATCGACACACGTACTTATCTTGCTGTTGATCGTCATCCTGACGGCGATCTCTCACTATTCGATCCACTACGGCGCGCTGATCCGCGGCTACGAGACGTCGTCCTACAGCGCCTTTCGAAATCTGGCTTTGCTCTCGTTTCTTGCGGTTCTTCCGATCTTTGTTTCGGTGGTTCTGAAGTTCAAGGGAAACTGGACACTCTACACGTCGGCCATACTCCTGTTCTCGATCGGACTCACGATCCAATACAGGCTCTTCAATGACGGCGAATATGCGGTCGATGTACCGCGCGAGGAACGTGATCGCATCCAGAACTCAAGCCTTACGGACAAGGAAAAAGCGCGCGAACTGACCCGGGCCAAATTGCGGGCGATGATCGCCGAGCGTGACGCGAAGATCAAAACGGCCCAGCTTCACTATATTCAGGAGAACTACACCCCGGAAAAGAAGAAGATGATGGGACTTCCGCAAACGCCGCCGGCGCCGGTCGATCTTTCCGAAGAGACGCCGCGTCCGGCGGGCGATTCGCTGATCGCGACGGCAACTTCCGGAAAGACTCTGATACCGATCTTTTCGATACTCTGCTGCATCGGGGCGATTCTTCTTTTCCGAGACGAGCGATTTCTTGGTCTTCTTCAAAACAACGGATTCCTTCTTGTGCTCCTGACGCTCGTGCCGCTGATGCTGGCGGCGATCACTTCGAGGGCCGGCAAGTCGATCGGCAATATGACGCCCTGGGAGCCTTCGAAGATACCGTTTTTGATCGGTTTCGCCGCGATCCTGGCTGTTCTTTACAAAAACCTCGCACGGACGTATTGGGGGATTCCGCGGGCGAAGGACGTTGTTCCGCTCGTCGTGATGGCGATGATGCCGTTCGTGCCGTTCTTCGTGCTCAAGGACTTTGGGCAAATGATGGTTTTCAGCGGCGTTTACGCGACGCTTTTCCTGATTGCCGTCCGACGCTTTTCGCAGCGGTTCGTTCTTGTCGGCAGCGTCCTCCTGTTTGTCAGCATATTGGTCGTCGGCGCCTTGCCCGAAAAGACCCAGGAAAACATCCCGTTTTTGCCGACGCTCGCCAAGCCCGTCAAAGCGATCCTTCCGAATCGCATTCAGCAGCGTTTCCATTTGTGGCTCGACGGTTTCAATCCGCCGTCGCCGGAGACGTCCTGGTGGAAAGAAGACTACGACGACTATTACGAAGACCTGATCAAAAAGAATCCGGCGCTTCCGCAGGTGCTCGCCGAAGATGAGAATATGCTTCGCTCGATCAACGTCGACGCCTGGTTTGACGCGCTCGCATTTCAGCCCGCACAGGCGACGTTCGGTCTGGCTTCGGGCGGAACAACGGGCCGCGGCCTCGGCCTCGGATTCGTCGAACTGATTCCCGTTTCGGACTCGGATTATGTCTATGCCGCGCTCTCGGAAGAACTTGGACTTTTCGGCGGTTTACTGGTAATCTTTGCGCTGATTGTACTTGTCAGCGCCGGTGTGAGAACGGCACTCGATTCGCGCGATATGTTCAGCAAGCTTTGCGCTGTCGGATTGACGGCGTTTATCGGTTTTCAGGCGCTGGTCAATATGGGCGGAATCACCCGCGCGCTGCCGATGACCGGAATCACCTTGCCATTTGTCAGCTACGGCGGCTTCAGTTTGATCACGAGCTTCGTGATGCTCGGAATGCTGCTCGCGTTTTCGCATCGGAACGCGGTCGACCGAAACGAGGCAACGGCCGTTCGGACTTAGTTCGGAAGCAAAAGTCTTTCGCGGAGAAATTACAATGGAATCCAATTATCAGATCAGCTCGGCGTCGGTTACCGACCGCGGCCTCAGTGAAAAGCGGCCGCAGAATGAAGACTCGTTCCTTGAGATTCCGGAAGTCGGATTGTATGCCGTCGCGGACGGCGTCGGCGGCGCCCAAGCCGGCGAGGTCGCCTCGCAAATGGCGATGGAGATCCTCGGCGAGGCGTTTGTGAACATTAATCCCGGCGCGGACGCCGAAGAAGTGATGCGGGTCGCCATCGAACGCGCAAACGCTGCGATCTTTCAGATGTCGGGCGATCTTGCGCAGCTTTCGATGATGGCGACGACTATCGTAGCGCTGCATATCAGCGGCAACGTCGCGACCATCGGACACGTCGGCGATTCGAGGCTCTACCGTCTCGACAACCGCGGCAGTCTCTACCGCGAAACGCAGGATCATTCGGTTGTCGAGGAAGAGGTCAGAGCCGGGCGAATGACCGCCGCGCAGGCCGCGAACCATCCGAGCCGGAATGTAATTTCTCGCGCCCTCGGCGCCGAAGGAACGGTGGAGGTCGATCTCAAGACGATCATGTTCGAATCGGGGACGGTGTTTCTGATCTGTTCGGATGGCGTGACGCGCCACATCACTGATTTTGAGATCCGCGAACTGCTGCTTTCGAGTCCGAATCCGGCGTTGATTTGTGATCGAATCAAGGCCATCTGTTTTGACCGCGGCGCGGAAGACAATCTGACCGCGGTGATCGTTCGCGTTGCCGAAGCGGCCGTGCCGGCCATTTCGGATGATGCCCGGGCAACGGCTCCGTTAGCGGATTTTGAAGAAGAGACTGTCGCCGCGGTCCGCCAGGAAATCGAAACGCCGGCGGAATCGGAATTGCCGCCGACGGCAAGCCTCGAAATGCCGGCCGTCGCCGAATCGACGTTCGAAGACACCGACGAACAGTATCTTATTCATAGCGAGACCGAGGAGTTCGTGGAATTCGAGCAGACGGTGCCAATTGAAACTGACCCGACGCCCGAGATGCTGTCGTTTCAGGCCGAATCCCCGGTGTCCGAACCGGAGCCGGCGATGTCGGTCGAAGTCGACTCTCCGTTTTCGATGTATGCGGATGAGGAGGCAAAGAGCGGCGGCGGATTTTTCGGCAAGCTTCTTGGAGCGCTCTTGTGGCTGATAGTCGGCGCGGCCATCGGTGCCGGCGGTTATTTTGCATACCTGACTTACTTCGCTCCGGTTCCGGACGTACCTGCGCTGACTCCGAAAACGAACAACATCGCGCAAAGTTCGGTCGACACGTTGCGACAGGACGCGGTCACCAAACCGGCGGAGGTCATCAAGCAATATGCGACCGCGCCGCCGAAGGATGCCTCCGACTTCTTCGTTCTCGGAAAAGCGCATCTCTACAACAAGAACTACGAGGAAGCGAAAAAGGCCTTCATCGAGGC
The DNA window shown above is from Acidobacteriota bacterium and carries:
- a CDS encoding protein phosphatase 2C domain-containing protein, whose amino-acid sequence is MESNYQISSASVTDRGLSEKRPQNEDSFLEIPEVGLYAVADGVGGAQAGEVASQMAMEILGEAFVNINPGADAEEVMRVAIERANAAIFQMSGDLAQLSMMATTIVALHISGNVATIGHVGDSRLYRLDNRGSLYRETQDHSVVEEEVRAGRMTAAQAANHPSRNVISRALGAEGTVEVDLKTIMFESGTVFLICSDGVTRHITDFEIRELLLSSPNPALICDRIKAICFDRGAEDNLTAVIVRVAEAAVPAISDDARATAPLADFEEETVAAVRQEIETPAESELPPTASLEMPAVAESTFEDTDEQYLIHSETEEFVEFEQTVPIETDPTPEMLSFQAESPVSEPEPAMSVEVDSPFSMYADEEAKSGGGFFGKLLGALLWLIVGAAIGAGGYFAYLTYFAPVPDVPALTPKTNNIAQSSVDTLRQDAVTKPAEVIKQYATAPPKDASDFFVLGKAHLYNKNYEEAKKAFIEARNRLKDVSSAENKAALAADITQGLIIAQNKDIQAAFEKELKVMDVAPASNSAANSSREP
- a CDS encoding prepilin-type N-terminal cleavage/methylation domain-containing protein; the protein is MSRGFSLVELMIVMVTILILSGFSVFYLSGHQRLFRPDEQSLRIVDALQEARQRSLTQRETMRVEIDVTDGLVRLIDENSPTTADDDIVIRSTELFSASDVRLGLRPSDISTNPEESLPVPAADFRPSLHPGSLTHYVCTLRFLRNGSVSNQGSDAIGTNSTATGSTIFIWSPKKDAPNESDIARAITIVGATGSVRYWEYDRALASTNKWKDTRRSGAYGGGQTGN
- a CDS encoding FtsW/RodA/SpoVE family cell cycle protein, with product MKSRASTHVLILLLIVILTAISHYSIHYGALIRGYETSSYSAFRNLALLSFLAVLPIFVSVVLKFKGNWTLYTSAILLFSIGLTIQYRLFNDGEYAVDVPREERDRIQNSSLTDKEKARELTRAKLRAMIAERDAKIKTAQLHYIQENYTPEKKKMMGLPQTPPAPVDLSEETPRPAGDSLIATATSGKTLIPIFSILCCIGAILLFRDERFLGLLQNNGFLLVLLTLVPLMLAAITSRAGKSIGNMTPWEPSKIPFLIGFAAILAVLYKNLARTYWGIPRAKDVVPLVVMAMMPFVPFFVLKDFGQMMVFSGVYATLFLIAVRRFSQRFVLVGSVLLFVSILVVGALPEKTQENIPFLPTLAKPVKAILPNRIQQRFHLWLDGFNPPSPETSWWKEDYDDYYEDLIKKNPALPQVLAEDENMLRSINVDAWFDALAFQPAQATFGLASGGTTGRGLGLGFVELIPVSDSDYVYAALSEELGLFGGLLVIFALIVLVSAGVRTALDSRDMFSKLCAVGLTAFIGFQALVNMGGITRALPMTGITLPFVSYGGFSLITSFVMLGMLLAFSHRNAVDRNEATAVRT
- a CDS encoding FHA domain-containing protein, with the protein product MADRTKNKSDKLSTDWLLRGVLTKVGDAFDRLTGRSYRPSSSLATSELIEKLKKLLDHEVRNGKFVPHNIKLKMQWDKFSTDSDETLRILENELKVAVIDHINDFRYHTYAPINLQIKPDYFTEGIKLLVSFDKFTEDESEVAVNVTVPQVRVGDYIPELPETPVPAPLTERFIAHFSAAGKTKSVELEFRGNQRLSVGRGGENDLVIDDASVSKIHASLVVNSEGHLAVADTGSTNGTFVGGNRIAYGKAIPVGEEGNLKFGTIPVRLEHLPNPEREMMMDAPTEEFEISFTENGPVTAVSETPTRIEILKKIEPPRPEPGATQAVLEPLRPTPEIPRPAPEPPRLVPDPPRTAPEIPRPVPEPPRTAPEPPRTAPEPPRPASEPPRTAPEPPRPASEPPRPVSEAEPAEPTVDRIILDFDQKD